The sequence AGCGGCTCGCCCTCCGTCAACGTGCCGGTCTTGTCGAAGACGACCGTGTCGACCTCGGCCAACCGCTCCAACGCGGTGGCACTCTTGATGAGCAGGCCCTGGCGGAACAGCGCCCCCGACGCGGCGGTGGTCACCGCCGGAACCGCGAGGCCGAGGGCGCAGGGACAGGTGATGATAAGCGTCGCCACCGCGATGTTCATGGCGAGGCGCGCATCCCCGGTCGCGGCCATCCAGGCGGCGAAGGCGGCGAGGGAGAGCAGGTGCACGACCGGCGCGTAGATCTGCGCGGCCCGGTCGGCGAGCGAGGTGTAGCGGTTGCGCGAGGCCTCGGCGATCGAGACAAGATCCGCCATCCGGTGCAGCGAACTGTCCTGTCCCGCCGCGGTCACGCGCAGCGTGAGCGGGCCGGTCAAGTTCACCTCACCGGCGGCCAGCGCGCTGTCGGGACCGGCGGGGACCGGCAGGCTCTCCCCGGTCAGGTGAGAGCGATCGACCTCGCTTGCGCCCTCGGTCACTACGCCGTCGGCAGGCACGCGGGCGCCCGGCAGGACGCGGATCAGATCGCCGGGGCGCAGGTCGGCCACCGCGACCAAATCGCCGTCGGGTCGCAGGGCGCGCGGCACTTCGAGTGCGGCCAGTTCCTCCGCCGCCGATCGGGCGACGGAGCGGGTGCGCTGGTCGAGATACCGACCCGCGAGCAGGAAGAAGGTCAACGACAAAGCCGCGTCGAAATAGGCGTGCCGCCCACTCTCCGCCGTCTCGTAGATCGACATGGCGGCGGCCAGCACGATGGCGAGCGAGATCGGCACGTCCATGTTGAGCCGCCAGCCCTTCAGCGCTGACCATGCGCTGGCAAAGAACGGCTGGGCGGAAAACGCGATCGTCGGCAGCGCGATCGCGGCGGAGATCCAGTGGAAGAGGTCGCGCGTCGCCTCCGTCGCACCCGACCAGACGGCGACCGATAGCAGCATCACGTTCATCATCGAGAAGCCCGCGACGCCGAGGCGCAGCAGCAGCGCGCGGGCGCGCCGGTCGCTCTCGCTTGCGGTGAGCATCCCCTCGTCGAGCTCGCGGGCCTCGAAGCCGGCGCGCTGCAGCGCTTCGGAAAGGGCCGTCGCATCGCCCTCAGGCGCATCGATCCGCGCCCGCTTCAGCGTGAGGTTCACCCGGGCGGAGCGGACACCGGGCTGGGCACGCAGCACCCGCTCCACATCCGCGATGCAGCCCGCACAGTGGATGCCAGGCAGGGACAGCAGGATCTGCCCTGCCCCCTCAGCCGCCACCTCCTGCGCCAGCGGAGCGGCGACGCAGCCCGGGCAGCCTCCACTCATCCCGCGTCCCCGGTCAGCACGATGACGCGCTGGCGGAACTGGGTACCGTCGGCGGCCTCGGCCACCATGCGCAGGTTCCAGTTGCCGGGACCGAGATCGACCGGGGCCACATGATGGCGCCCGTCGAAGGTGAAGGCGGGGACGACGTCCTCACCCACATGGGTCGCGCGGCCCAGCACGCCGTCTAGGCTCACCGGCTCCACCGGCGCGCCATCCGCATCGAGGATCGAGAGCCGGATCATGCCGTCCACGAGGCGGGCCGACACGTCCCAGCCGAGCGCCTCCTGCGCGGCGCGGTCGGCGTCGAAATGCTGGCTTGCGACGTAGGAGTTCTTTACCTCCAGCCCCGGGAAGGTCCGCACCGCGTTCACGGCGAGCGTCATGTTCACCGTGATGATGATGGTGAAGGCGGAGGCGATGGCGAAGAAGACCTGACGGCCGGTGATGGGATGCGCGATCATTGCGTTGCTCCGTTGAAAATGGTGTCGACGCCCGCCCGGTTTGCGTTGCCGGTATCCTCGACCCAGAGGCGCAGCTCGGTCCGGTCGGCGCTGGCCGCTTCACTGCCTGCGGGGGCGGTGACGTAGACGCGGCGTTCTAGGATCTCGTCGGCGGGCACCTCGACGGTGAGGTTGCTGCCGTTGTCGATGCTGAGCGAGAGGTCCGCCGCACTCTCCAGCGACAGCTCGAAGGTCCGCGCCTCGTGCTGCTTGTTCAGAAGGCGCACGTCGTAGGCGTTGCGGATGGCGCCGTCCGACATGATGACGAAAGTGGGGTTGCGGATCGGGGCGACGGTCATCTCGACCTCCGGCCGGATGAAGAGCGCGAAGA is a genomic window of Pontivivens ytuae containing:
- a CDS encoding heavy metal translocating P-type ATPase yields the protein MSGGCPGCVAAPLAQEVAAEGAGQILLSLPGIHCAGCIADVERVLRAQPGVRSARVNLTLKRARIDAPEGDATALSEALQRAGFEARELDEGMLTASESDRRARALLLRLGVAGFSMMNVMLLSVAVWSGATEATRDLFHWISAAIALPTIAFSAQPFFASAWSALKGWRLNMDVPISLAIVLAAAMSIYETAESGRHAYFDAALSLTFFLLAGRYLDQRTRSVARSAAEELAALEVPRALRPDGDLVAVADLRPGDLIRVLPGARVPADGVVTEGASEVDRSHLTGESLPVPAGPDSALAAGEVNLTGPLTLRVTAAGQDSSLHRMADLVSIAEASRNRYTSLADRAAQIYAPVVHLLSLAAFAAWMAATGDARLAMNIAVATLIITCPCALGLAVPAVTTAASGALFRQGLLIKSATALERLAEVDTVVFDKTGTLTEGEPLPLDAREKPAEVRAVAVALAAGSAHPLARALNTDLRETAAARLADLKEVPGCGIEGTWRGNPVRLGRAAWVGAEPVEETATYLAIGDAVHVFRFEDRLRPGAAEAVAALQAKGFRTVLLSGDTAPAVARVAARTGIETWQAGLLPDDKVRAVEALAEEGARVLMVGDGLNDTAALAAAHASISPASALEAARAVSDIVLLGRSLEPLPVAVATARSATRRIKENFNIATLYNLVAIPIALAGFATPLAAALAMSASSVTVSLNALRLRRVS
- a CDS encoding FixH family protein; the protein is MIAHPITGRQVFFAIASAFTIIITVNMTLAVNAVRTFPGLEVKNSYVASQHFDADRAAQEALGWDVSARLVDGMIRLSILDADGAPVEPVSLDGVLGRATHVGEDVVPAFTFDGRHHVAPVDLGPGNWNLRMVAEAADGTQFRQRVIVLTGDAG